The following coding sequences lie in one Paracholeplasma manati genomic window:
- a CDS encoding nuclease-related domain-containing protein, whose protein sequence is MHRHHSSRAYLRDLLELDFYTRLIILAITFMLSVVFGIYNFVIGKRDVFTWMSISLTIGTAIAIILIVVFRKIKNERQKQQYFRSTCFKIYQKPYQKEYHLPNYIDQISAFESIYNKFKCPLYFDVVLENQSFDHSDISIDLILFHNSGIYAIQVLSFDGPIKGDITERTWTPYFYLGLKKTLKVDQDLYHHWIKSNHLSNPIMQTDLYVKNIQKYLPTYPIKGITILKETMIDETFDAMNERLFSLKDFISYVQNQPSIYTESDLKNAQNKLEKNIIKY, encoded by the coding sequence ATGCATCGTCACCATTCATCTAGAGCGTATTTGAGAGATCTTCTTGAACTAGACTTCTATACGAGATTAATCATTCTAGCCATTACGTTTATGTTATCAGTGGTATTTGGTATTTATAATTTTGTTATTGGGAAGCGAGATGTATTCACTTGGATGTCCATTTCGTTGACAATCGGGACAGCCATCGCCATCATATTAATTGTCGTCTTTAGAAAAATAAAAAATGAGCGACAAAAACAACAATATTTTCGTTCAACCTGTTTCAAAATCTATCAAAAACCGTACCAAAAGGAGTACCATTTACCGAATTATATCGATCAAATCAGTGCTTTTGAAAGCATCTACAACAAGTTTAAATGTCCATTATACTTCGATGTTGTGCTTGAAAATCAATCATTCGATCATAGCGATATATCCATTGATTTGATTTTATTCCATAACTCAGGTATATACGCCATTCAAGTTTTATCCTTTGATGGCCCCATAAAAGGTGACATTACCGAACGTACTTGGACACCTTACTTCTATTTAGGTCTCAAAAAAACACTTAAAGTGGATCAAGATTTATATCATCACTGGATTAAAAGTAATCACTTATCCAATCCAATCATGCAAACCGATTTATATGTAAAAAATATTCAAAAATATTTACCCACATATCCAATTAAAGGCATAACTATTCTAAAAGAAACCATGATCGATGAAACTTTTGACGCCATGAATGAACGTCTTTTCTCACTAAAAGATTTCATCTCATACGTTCAAAATCAACCAAGTATCTATACAGAAAGCGATCTTAAAAACGCTCAAAACAAGTTAGAAAAAAACATCATTAAATACTAA
- the pyk gene encoding pyruvate kinase — translation MKRKTKIVCTIGPSSENEVMIEKMIEAGMNVARLNFSHGSHEEHKNRIETIRRVAARMGRFVGILADTKGPEIRTGVFENGFASFKKGDIVKVHKEQIVGTKEAFHIDCRELFDDIKVGDFLLIDDGKMRLNIIEANNEVLTCEIFNNGVIKTKKGVNVPNVKLSMPFVSKKDKEDMKFCAEMAVDMIALSFVRRKDDVLEIKEILKEFNAPRIEIIAKIESQEGVDELESILEVCDGVMVARGDLGVEVSTALVPLYQKKIISVANAKGKPVITATHMLESMMSNPRPTRAEASDVANAILDGSDAIMLSGESAAGEYPVESVLTMDTIAKAIEDNIPYYEKLQKAIQTSQSTVNDAIGISVSLSALTLPEVKVIIAFTETGGTPKRLCKFRPSVPVIAVSNNRATCNQLTYYWGVFSAYRRDFTDMGSYDRVAIDVAKEFGFQKGDKIIITSGWAQQHGSTNTLRIIEI, via the coding sequence ATGAAACGTAAAACCAAGATTGTTTGTACCATTGGACCATCCAGTGAAAATGAAGTAATGATTGAAAAAATGATTGAAGCAGGGATGAACGTTGCACGTTTAAACTTCTCCCATGGTTCACATGAAGAACATAAAAACCGCATTGAAACCATTCGCCGTGTCGCTGCGAGAATGGGCCGTTTTGTCGGTATTTTAGCTGACACCAAAGGACCAGAAATTCGTACTGGTGTATTCGAAAATGGTTTCGCATCCTTTAAAAAGGGTGACATTGTAAAAGTCCATAAAGAACAAATCGTTGGTACCAAAGAAGCCTTCCATATCGATTGTAGAGAATTATTTGATGACATTAAAGTGGGCGATTTCTTACTCATTGACGATGGTAAGATGCGTCTCAATATCATCGAAGCTAACAATGAAGTATTAACCTGCGAGATTTTTAACAACGGCGTTATTAAAACCAAAAAAGGTGTGAACGTACCTAACGTTAAATTGTCAATGCCTTTTGTATCTAAAAAAGACAAAGAGGACATGAAGTTCTGTGCTGAAATGGCTGTCGATATGATCGCGTTATCATTCGTTAGACGTAAAGACGATGTATTAGAAATCAAAGAAATCCTCAAAGAATTCAATGCACCAAGAATTGAAATCATTGCGAAAATCGAATCTCAAGAAGGCGTCGATGAACTCGAAAGCATCCTTGAAGTTTGTGATGGTGTCATGGTTGCTAGAGGTGACTTAGGGGTTGAAGTTTCAACCGCTTTAGTACCACTATATCAAAAGAAAATCATTTCTGTTGCCAATGCTAAAGGCAAACCAGTGATTACCGCTACACACATGTTAGAATCTATGATGAGCAACCCACGTCCGACACGCGCTGAAGCTTCTGACGTTGCGAATGCCATTTTGGATGGATCTGATGCAATCATGCTATCCGGTGAATCCGCTGCTGGTGAATACCCAGTGGAATCAGTATTGACCATGGATACCATTGCAAAAGCCATTGAAGACAACATTCCTTATTATGAAAAGCTACAAAAAGCGATTCAAACCTCACAATCCACAGTAAACGATGCGATTGGTATCTCTGTTAGTTTAAGTGCGCTCACATTACCTGAAGTTAAAGTGATCATCGCGTTTACTGAAACCGGTGGTACACCTAAACGTCTATGCAAATTTAGACCTTCTGTACCAGTGATCGCAGTATCCAATAACCGCGCTACTTGCAACCAATTGACTTATTATTGGGGCGTATTCTCTGCTTATCGTAGAGACTTTACAGACATGGGTTCATATGACCGTGTCGCTATCGATGTGGCTAAAGAATTTGGCTTCCAAAAAGGCGATAAGATCATCATCACCTCTGGTTGGGCACAACAACATGGTTCAACCAATACCCTACGTATCATCGAAATCTAA
- a CDS encoding asparaginase, with protein MKKILIVFTGGTISMTNDDQTSKSVISNNESDLISKIGKRFHNFTLVPHLFSMKPSPSITPTDMLQIGQLIDSYLSSDEFVGAVVTHGTDTLEETAYFLDLYVQTKKPVVVTGSMRNFSELGYDGFSNLLSAILVASSDNSYNRGCLVVLNDEINSAIEVTKTHTLALDTFKSMEFGPLGIVDEQDVTYYRDSAKKKYHLTPSQLTAQVEIVKVVTGQNGDLIDFFVDSKKVQGIVLEGFGRGNVPPTMVPAIKRALDQGIKVVITSRCPKGRVRDTYGYEGGGYHLKQLGVLFAGDLSSQKARLKLMLALSQANTKVEKYFEF; from the coding sequence ATGAAAAAAATACTAATTGTCTTTACCGGTGGAACGATTTCCATGACCAATGATGATCAAACATCTAAGTCTGTCATATCGAATAATGAATCTGATTTAATCAGTAAAATAGGAAAGCGTTTTCATAATTTTACATTGGTTCCGCATTTATTTTCTATGAAGCCTTCTCCATCCATCACACCAACCGATATGTTACAAATTGGTCAGCTGATTGATAGCTACTTATCTAGTGATGAATTTGTTGGTGCTGTGGTTACTCATGGAACAGACACACTAGAGGAAACAGCTTATTTCTTGGATTTATATGTCCAGACCAAAAAGCCTGTTGTCGTTACAGGATCTATGCGAAATTTCTCTGAACTGGGTTATGATGGGTTTAGTAATTTATTGTCAGCCATATTGGTTGCATCCAGTGATAACTCATACAATCGTGGGTGTCTTGTGGTTTTGAATGATGAAATCAATTCAGCCATTGAAGTTACGAAAACACATACCCTCGCTTTAGATACATTTAAATCTATGGAGTTTGGTCCACTTGGGATTGTCGACGAACAGGATGTCACATATTATCGTGATTCCGCAAAGAAAAAATATCACTTAACACCTTCTCAATTGACGGCTCAAGTTGAAATTGTTAAAGTCGTAACTGGTCAAAATGGTGATCTTATTGACTTCTTCGTTGATTCAAAAAAAGTTCAGGGCATTGTTTTAGAGGGATTTGGTCGAGGGAATGTCCCACCAACCATGGTACCAGCAATTAAGCGTGCACTTGACCAAGGGATTAAGGTTGTTATTACTTCACGTTGTCCTAAAGGACGCGTGCGTGACACGTATGGATATGAAGGCGGAGGCTATCATTTGAAACAATTAGGCGTCTTATTTGCTGGTGATTTATCGAGTCAAAAAGCACGATTAAAGCTCATGTTAGCCCTCAGTCAAGCCAATACAAAGGTTGAAAAATACTTTGAATTTTAA
- a CDS encoding nucleoside kinase: protein MIRITVKNQVLELDPGMTLEALKNQLGIEAYAATVNNRIRELTFPLTKNSEVVFLDLKDRDAVRIYEATLRYVIAMAVKNLYPNVNVKFNYSVSRAILGVLENLDQKIDRTIIKSIDSEIKRLVELDLPIVRKNMDLEEAIELYKSSGSMDKVGILKYRDEDKVNMYTCDQYFNYMFGYMLPSTGYLKQYVLSLYHPGFIIQYPRSELGGIIPAFDDAPIFSRTIKEATKWGKLIGGDYISKLNQYVEKGLEVELINMCETKHNRQMAELGDKIASDIDSIRLIAIAGPSSSGKTTFSTRLRIELLSRGIKPLMISIDDYYKPKSQAPKDEFGNPDLEHIEALDIQLFDEQMLALIQGEEVTLPHFNFKLGKREDGRKVRISETTPIIIEGIHALNDRLTESIPHHQKFKVFIAPQTQLHIDNHNPISFTDLRLLRRIVRDQKFRNSPAEETIAMWASVRRGEFKWIYPYQETANYVFNSELTYELAVMKKHAFRTLNAIPRDSEHFITANRLIKFLKYFKDIEDDLVPNNSLLREFIGGSVFHV, encoded by the coding sequence ATGATTAGAATTACCGTAAAAAATCAAGTCTTAGAACTTGATCCAGGCATGACGCTTGAAGCACTCAAGAATCAATTGGGGATTGAAGCTTACGCTGCAACCGTCAACAACCGAATTAGAGAGTTAACATTCCCGTTGACTAAAAATTCAGAAGTGGTCTTCCTGGACTTAAAAGACCGAGACGCTGTCAGAATTTATGAAGCGACTTTGAGATATGTGATTGCGATGGCCGTAAAAAATCTGTATCCAAACGTCAATGTTAAATTCAACTATAGCGTATCTAGAGCCATTTTAGGGGTGCTAGAAAACTTAGATCAAAAGATTGATCGTACCATCATCAAATCGATTGATTCCGAAATCAAACGATTGGTTGAACTTGATTTACCCATTGTCCGTAAAAACATGGATTTAGAAGAAGCAATTGAACTATACAAATCCAGTGGCAGTATGGATAAAGTCGGTATTTTAAAATATCGCGATGAAGACAAAGTTAATATGTACACCTGTGACCAATACTTCAACTATATGTTTGGTTACATGTTGCCTAGCACAGGTTACTTAAAACAATATGTGCTAAGCCTTTACCATCCTGGGTTCATTATCCAATACCCACGTAGTGAACTTGGTGGCATCATCCCAGCATTTGATGACGCACCGATTTTCTCAAGAACCATTAAAGAAGCAACCAAATGGGGTAAACTCATTGGTGGCGATTATATTTCAAAACTCAACCAATATGTTGAAAAGGGTTTAGAGGTAGAACTCATCAATATGTGTGAAACCAAACACAACCGTCAAATGGCGGAATTGGGTGATAAAATTGCATCCGACATCGATTCGATTCGTTTGATCGCGATTGCGGGACCATCCTCATCCGGTAAAACGACATTCTCAACGCGTTTGAGAATTGAACTCTTATCCAGAGGGATTAAACCGTTGATGATTTCGATTGATGACTACTATAAGCCGAAATCTCAAGCGCCTAAAGATGAGTTTGGAAACCCGGACTTAGAACACATTGAAGCGCTAGATATTCAACTATTTGACGAACAAATGTTGGCTTTGATTCAAGGTGAAGAGGTTACCTTACCACATTTCAACTTCAAATTAGGCAAGCGTGAAGATGGTCGTAAGGTACGCATCAGCGAAACCACCCCAATCATCATTGAAGGCATCCACGCCTTGAATGACCGTTTGACTGAGTCGATTCCACACCATCAAAAATTCAAGGTGTTCATCGCCCCTCAAACCCAATTACACATCGACAATCACAATCCAATTAGTTTTACGGACTTACGTTTATTAAGACGTATTGTACGTGACCAAAAATTTAGAAACTCACCAGCGGAAGAAACCATCGCGATGTGGGCGAGTGTTCGTCGTGGTGAATTCAAATGGATTTATCCATACCAAGAAACCGCCAATTATGTCTTTAATTCAGAACTCACTTATGAGTTAGCCGTCATGAAGAAACATGCCTTTAGAACGCTCAATGCGATTCCAAGGGATTCTGAACACTTCATCACCGCCAACCGCCTCATTAAGTTCTTGAAATACTTTAAAGACATTGAAGATGATTTAGTACCAAACAACTCACTCTTGAGAGAATTCATTGGTGGGTCTGTATTCCACGTATAA
- the parC gene encoding DNA topoisomerase IV subunit A codes for MSKKPVSQAIDTFIEEKITSERLEDIVGERFGRYSKYIIQDRALPDARDGLKPVQRRILFAMYKMGMFNDKPYKKSARIAGEVMGKYHPHGDSSIYEAMVRMSQNFKMGVCLIDMHGNNGSIDGDSAAAMRYTEARLSKEAEFLIADIDKRTVPFIPNFDDEELEPTVLPAKFPNLLVNGANGISSGYATKIPPHNLKEIIKATIEKIDKPDLNVERILKIVQGPDFPTGAIVQGRDGIRQAFETGSGKVIIRSKTFFETFNKDQTRIVVTEIPFEVNKAELVKSIDMLRIDKKLEDLQEVRDESDREGLRISIELKKDSNPDICLAYLLKNTDLQITYNYNMVAIHHQRPVQMGILDILDAYINHQKEVITNRSNFELDRAEKRLHIVNGLIKMVDVVDEVVHIIRQSKNKQNSKENIMNAFGFTELQAEAIVTLQLYRLSSTDIDALIKESNELTEKIEWLTKVLSDEQVLLSVIKKELKEVSSKVGTERKTQIEDEISAIKIEKSDLISEERVRVGVTKDGYIKRSNLRSYVASKQPGLKEQDGMLFDQEVSTKDTLLMFTTLGNYLYMPVFEIEETKWKDLGSFINNIIPIEKNEFIIKILCISEFVEDQTLLLITESGQIKQTKLSDFNVSRYTKPIRAMKVDENDELTSVELGPKHNIIVFTKQANALRFNSTDVPIYGTQASGIKSLPLVGDDKVVKAIYAKSSDDLVILTSLGNLKREKVANIPLSKRLKNPIQLFAMKKRNPHFIRDVSRLSNEQIKENVSVLITAKLGSVQLKVEDIKSSAEYGKPFVDFNTFGKSLFITIETASSESIDEDIIEKGEAVQKEKPVKVPKPKAEPKPIAQTIIKEEPKIQPELKKTENPVKNEPVEVVKESEQKPVEKETKSKKIQIKKLSIFDEEDDWKE; via the coding sequence ATGAGTAAGAAACCAGTCTCCCAAGCCATTGATACCTTTATCGAAGAGAAAATCACCAGCGAACGTTTAGAAGACATCGTTGGGGAACGTTTTGGACGTTATTCCAAATACATCATCCAAGATAGAGCATTACCGGATGCGCGTGACGGCCTCAAACCCGTTCAAAGACGCATTCTTTTTGCCATGTACAAAATGGGTATGTTTAACGACAAACCATATAAAAAGTCGGCTCGTATTGCTGGGGAAGTCATGGGTAAATACCACCCACATGGTGACTCATCTATTTATGAAGCCATGGTTCGTATGAGCCAAAACTTCAAAATGGGCGTTTGCTTGATCGACATGCACGGGAACAACGGTTCGATTGATGGTGACTCGGCTGCGGCGATGCGTTATACCGAAGCGAGATTGTCTAAAGAAGCTGAATTTTTGATTGCAGATATCGATAAACGTACGGTGCCTTTCATCCCAAACTTCGATGATGAAGAATTGGAACCAACCGTTTTACCTGCGAAGTTTCCAAACCTACTTGTCAATGGTGCGAACGGGATTTCATCCGGTTACGCCACCAAGATTCCACCACACAACCTAAAAGAAATCATTAAAGCGACCATCGAAAAAATCGACAAACCCGATTTAAATGTGGAACGCATTTTAAAAATCGTTCAAGGACCGGATTTTCCGACCGGTGCGATTGTTCAAGGCCGTGATGGCATCCGTCAAGCCTTCGAAACAGGGTCTGGGAAAGTCATTATCCGTTCAAAAACATTTTTTGAAACATTCAATAAAGACCAAACACGCATCGTCGTGACTGAAATTCCATTCGAAGTCAACAAAGCAGAATTGGTTAAATCGATCGATATGCTTCGAATTGATAAAAAACTGGAAGATTTACAAGAAGTTAGAGACGAATCTGACCGTGAAGGGTTAAGAATCTCGATTGAACTTAAAAAAGACTCTAATCCAGATATTTGCCTAGCTTACTTGTTAAAAAATACCGATTTACAAATCACATACAACTATAATATGGTTGCGATACACCACCAAAGACCCGTTCAAATGGGTATTTTAGACATCTTAGATGCGTATATCAACCATCAAAAGGAAGTCATCACCAACCGTTCAAACTTTGAACTCGATCGTGCAGAGAAACGTTTGCACATCGTCAATGGTTTGATCAAAATGGTGGATGTCGTCGATGAAGTTGTCCACATCATTCGTCAATCTAAAAATAAACAAAACTCTAAAGAAAACATCATGAATGCCTTTGGCTTTACAGAATTACAAGCGGAAGCCATCGTCACATTACAATTATATCGTTTGAGCTCAACAGATATTGACGCACTCATCAAAGAATCCAATGAACTGACTGAAAAAATCGAATGGCTTACCAAAGTACTTTCCGATGAACAGGTTTTATTGTCTGTCATTAAGAAGGAACTCAAAGAAGTCTCTTCTAAAGTTGGGACAGAAAGAAAAACACAAATTGAAGACGAAATTTCAGCCATCAAGATTGAAAAATCTGACCTTATCAGCGAAGAACGTGTTCGTGTAGGTGTGACTAAAGATGGTTACATCAAACGTTCGAATCTTCGTAGTTATGTCGCATCTAAACAACCAGGTCTAAAAGAACAAGATGGTATGTTATTCGATCAAGAAGTATCGACCAAAGATACACTGTTGATGTTTACTACCCTAGGTAATTATTTGTATATGCCTGTGTTTGAGATTGAAGAAACCAAGTGGAAAGATTTGGGTTCTTTCATCAACAACATCATCCCAATCGAGAAAAATGAATTCATCATTAAGATTTTATGTATCAGTGAGTTCGTTGAAGATCAAACCTTGTTGCTCATTACGGAATCCGGTCAAATCAAACAAACCAAGTTGAGTGATTTCAATGTTTCTCGTTACACCAAACCAATCCGTGCGATGAAGGTCGATGAAAACGATGAATTAACCTCTGTTGAACTCGGACCAAAACATAATATCATTGTGTTTACCAAACAAGCGAATGCGCTTAGATTCAATTCGACCGATGTCCCAATCTATGGTACACAAGCTAGTGGAATTAAGTCATTACCACTGGTGGGTGATGATAAAGTTGTCAAAGCCATTTATGCGAAATCATCCGATGATTTGGTTATTTTAACCTCCCTTGGTAATTTGAAACGAGAAAAGGTTGCTAACATTCCATTGTCTAAACGATTGAAGAATCCAATCCAATTGTTCGCGATGAAGAAACGTAATCCGCATTTCATTCGTGACGTTTCAAGACTTTCAAATGAACAAATCAAAGAAAATGTTTCTGTCCTCATCACTGCGAAGTTGGGTTCAGTTCAACTCAAGGTTGAGGATATCAAGTCGAGCGCAGAATATGGTAAACCATTTGTCGATTTCAACACCTTTGGCAAATCCTTATTCATCACCATTGAAACTGCCTCGAGTGAGTCTATTGATGAAGACATCATTGAAAAAGGTGAAGCCGTTCAGAAGGAAAAACCTGTGAAGGTACCTAAACCAAAAGCCGAGCCAAAACCGATTGCTCAAACCATCATTAAAGAAGAACCAAAAATACAACCAGAACTAAAAAAGACAGAAAACCCTGTAAAAAATGAACCGGTTGAAGTTGTTAAAGAATCGGAGCAAAAACCGGTAGAGAAGGAAACAAAGTCTAAGAAAATCCAAATTAAAAAATTATCAATCTTCGATGAAGAAGATGATTGGAAGGAGTAA